In Mastigocladopsis repens PCC 10914, a single window of DNA contains:
- a CDS encoding tetratricopeptide repeat protein has protein sequence MQRWHLLPGAKHSQDKLPSYRLGITQTKLASLGLSSPTFLGCGLKANGQQTGNSPKQFYASLLCFTFLLSPIAATAADITEQLHRPMNSSVSQQSTDEADSLVRRGEEQYQQGNSDKAVESWLQALEIFHSIGDLKAQGLTYDFLSKGYLQLGRFKEAEDAIRRRLAIARDIKDFQGQIFGLNNIGTLLLEKGEFRAAFQTFAQALEIAKELKNIEAQGLSLNNLGLATARLGDYNKAIKLYETALSFRRQAGDTIGEANTLNNLGDVYIALGNYQDTIGTYGAALRLAKTTRARVNELRAIDGLVAAHSGRGRYERAFDLLEQRLSLAQESQNLREELKSFESYAQIYERLGNYLTARNFYERAIILARTLEDSKQEVLLLDRLTQIRLKAPDSSKR, from the coding sequence ATGCAACGATGGCATCTCTTACCAGGGGCAAAGCATAGCCAAGATAAATTACCTTCCTATAGGCTTGGGATTACACAAACAAAACTGGCGTCCCTAGGTTTAAGTAGCCCCACCTTTTTGGGGTGTGGGCTGAAGGCAAACGGACAGCAAACAGGGAATTCCCCAAAGCAATTCTACGCTTCCCTTTTGTGTTTTACTTTTTTGCTCAGTCCCATTGCTGCAACGGCTGCTGATATTACCGAACAACTCCACCGTCCTATGAATAGTTCGGTATCGCAACAATCAACAGATGAAGCGGACTCTTTAGTGCGCCGAGGCGAAGAACAATACCAGCAAGGAAATTCGGATAAAGCAGTGGAGTCTTGGTTGCAGGCGTTGGAGATATTTCACTCCATCGGCGACCTTAAAGCACAAGGTCTAACTTATGATTTCCTGAGCAAGGGTTATCTACAGTTGGGTCGTTTTAAAGAGGCAGAAGATGCTATACGCCGACGGCTGGCGATCGCCCGTGATATCAAAGATTTTCAAGGTCAGATTTTTGGGCTGAACAACATTGGCACTTTGCTGTTGGAAAAAGGAGAATTCCGGGCTGCTTTTCAAACTTTTGCCCAAGCGCTGGAAATTGCAAAAGAGTTGAAAAATATTGAAGCTCAAGGACTATCTCTAAATAATTTAGGTCTGGCAACTGCACGTTTGGGAGACTATAACAAGGCAATTAAATTATATGAAACTGCTTTGAGCTTTCGCCGTCAAGCTGGCGATACTATCGGAGAAGCCAATACCCTAAATAACCTAGGCGATGTCTACATAGCATTAGGAAATTACCAGGATACCATAGGCACTTATGGGGCAGCGCTGCGGCTAGCTAAAACCACTCGCGCTCGCGTTAACGAATTACGGGCAATTGACGGTTTAGTTGCAGCGCACAGCGGCAGAGGACGTTATGAACGCGCTTTTGATTTGCTTGAGCAAAGGTTATCACTTGCTCAAGAATCGCAAAATCTCCGGGAAGAATTGAAATCTTTTGAGTCCTATGCTCAGATCTACGAACGATTAGGCAACTATCTCACTGCCCGCAATTTTTACGAAAGAGCGATTATCCTTGCAAGGACACTGGAAGACAGCAAGCAGGAAGTGCTATTGCTTGATAGGTTGACTCAAATTAGATTAAAAGCTCCCGACTCAAGCAAACGCTAG
- a CDS encoding RNA polymerase sigma factor, which translates to MQIPHFPEAQHPLIKSLFHHSDQELLSLFQQNPDAGRFFTAIFCRYNPIVYTLIRHSARSPVQADYLFALTWRHIYYELGGLDLSNGEFAKEGLTLQNWLINITAYCINEIQLPPTEAIHYSLKATSPPLWCYVEQALDQLPPMLRLMVLMAQTFQWSETRIAAYLQAEGEAITPHEVANLLQEGYRMLEDKLPTDVRAIYLGENLLQGSTA; encoded by the coding sequence GTGCAAATTCCTCATTTCCCTGAAGCTCAACACCCACTGATTAAGTCACTCTTTCATCACAGTGACCAAGAATTGCTGAGTCTTTTTCAGCAAAACCCGGATGCAGGTAGATTCTTCACGGCGATTTTTTGCCGCTACAACCCGATAGTCTACACGTTGATTCGGCATTCAGCGCGATCGCCCGTGCAAGCTGATTATCTTTTTGCTCTGACCTGGCGTCATATTTACTATGAACTCGGTGGACTCGATTTAAGTAACGGTGAATTTGCGAAAGAAGGTCTGACGTTGCAAAATTGGCTGATTAATATCACAGCATACTGTATCAACGAGATTCAACTCCCTCCTACAGAAGCAATTCATTATTCTCTCAAAGCGACTTCTCCCCCACTGTGGTGTTATGTAGAACAGGCATTAGACCAACTACCACCTATGTTGCGATTGATGGTTTTGATGGCTCAGACTTTCCAGTGGAGCGAAACTAGAATTGCCGCCTACCTGCAAGCCGAAGGAGAAGCCATCACCCCACACGAAGTAGCAAATTTGCTTCAAGAAGGTTATCGTATGCTAGAGGATAAATTACCAACAGATGTCCGTGCTATTTACTTAGGTGAGAATCTACTTCAAGGTAGTACTGCGTAA
- a CDS encoding S-layer homology domain-containing protein, translating to MAVLLTSLTACANTPAAKNIEESLAADPKLKENPAPFGAQEVRNNEQPQTTQTTVQLPTDFPKDIPLYPNATLQEVTPSSNENPSGSTRWLSSDPSNLIANYYLQQFQANNWQIVQAPTDEPGSSFEARRNDMQIKVSIQPKTVTNPAPNQPQTSTDIQISYQRNSTQTAQVDPTPSPQATNDAGVVQPGDPQFVGPVQSQDSATQPSGTSDNKGDPQFIGSVQSQDSATQPNGTANNQNTTAATRSSEEFTDLNKTPQEFRQYIQDLAALGILTGESNTVKSNGTTTNQFDPGKVISRREFARWLVAANNAMHANDPAKQIRLASESSQPTFRDVPKTDPNFAAIQGLAEAGLIPSPLSGDSTAVLFRPDAPLVREQLILWKVPLDTRQALPSANLEAVKQTWGFQDAGKIDPKALRAVLADFQNAEKSNIRRVFGYTTLFQPKKPVTRVEAAAVLWYLGTQSEGISAREALKLTRPQS from the coding sequence ATGGCTGTTTTACTTACCTCTTTAACAGCCTGTGCCAACACTCCAGCCGCCAAAAACATTGAGGAGTCTTTGGCGGCTGATCCCAAGTTGAAGGAGAATCCAGCCCCCTTTGGCGCTCAAGAGGTACGCAATAACGAACAACCGCAAACCACTCAGACGACAGTTCAGTTGCCAACTGATTTTCCCAAGGATATTCCGTTGTATCCTAATGCCACCCTGCAAGAGGTGACACCATCCAGTAACGAAAATCCTAGTGGATCAACTCGCTGGCTCAGTTCTGACCCCAGCAATCTTATTGCAAACTATTATCTCCAACAGTTTCAGGCAAATAACTGGCAGATTGTGCAAGCTCCCACAGATGAGCCGGGAAGCTCTTTTGAGGCGCGGCGCAATGATATGCAGATCAAAGTGTCTATTCAGCCAAAAACTGTTACCAACCCCGCACCCAACCAACCACAAACATCCACAGACATACAGATTTCGTACCAACGTAATTCCACCCAAACAGCACAAGTTGACCCAACTCCAAGCCCCCAAGCTACTAACGATGCTGGTGTTGTGCAACCTGGCGATCCGCAGTTTGTTGGTCCGGTCCAATCACAAGACTCAGCAACACAACCAAGTGGCACGTCTGATAACAAAGGCGATCCGCAGTTTATTGGTTCAGTGCAATCACAAGACTCAGCAACACAACCAAATGGCACGGCTAATAACCAAAACACGACAGCAGCCACTCGCAGCTCTGAGGAATTCACAGATCTGAATAAGACACCGCAAGAATTCCGGCAATACATCCAAGATTTGGCAGCATTAGGAATTCTAACTGGAGAATCAAATACGGTCAAAAGCAATGGTACGACAACCAACCAGTTTGACCCTGGTAAAGTCATTAGCCGTCGGGAATTCGCCCGTTGGCTGGTTGCTGCTAACAATGCGATGCATGCCAACGATCCAGCAAAGCAGATTCGCTTGGCATCAGAAAGTTCTCAACCAACTTTTCGGGATGTGCCAAAAACTGACCCCAACTTTGCCGCAATTCAGGGATTAGCTGAAGCAGGGTTAATTCCGAGTCCTCTATCTGGAGATTCTACAGCGGTTTTATTTCGACCTGATGCACCTCTGGTACGGGAGCAGTTGATTCTGTGGAAAGTCCCTCTTGACACACGTCAAGCTTTACCCTCTGCAAATTTAGAGGCAGTTAAGCAAACTTGGGGTTTTCAGGATGCTGGGAAAATTGACCCTAAAGCGTTACGGGCAGTTCTAGCAGATTTCCAAAATGCTGAAAAATCGAATATTCGTCGGGTATTTGGCTATACTACGCTATTTCAACCCAAGAAACCAGTGACCCGCGTTGAGGCTGCTGCTGTTTTGTGGTATCTCGGTACTCAAAGCGAAGGGATATCAGCTCGCGAAGCTTTGAAGTTAACACGTCCGCAAAGCTAA
- a CDS encoding helix-turn-helix domain-containing protein: protein MAGVTKVEIYESAEELQELLRKQKIVSSRERIQALYLLKIGHVKTIQDVAVVLGRARVTVQRWLKDYTESGIKGLLSTKKSPGRPPMINLQAREQLDRELQQPQGFKSYEEIRTWLKAVEGIEASYKVVHDTVRYQMKAKLKVPRAVGVKYDSEAELEFKKNCHNT, encoded by the coding sequence ATGGCTGGAGTCACCAAAGTAGAAATATATGAGTCAGCAGAAGAATTACAGGAACTGCTGAGAAAACAAAAAATAGTATCAAGTCGTGAACGGATTCAAGCGTTGTATTTGCTGAAAATAGGTCATGTAAAAACAATACAGGATGTAGCGGTGGTGCTAGGGAGAGCAAGGGTAACGGTACAAAGATGGTTGAAGGACTATACCGAATCAGGAATAAAAGGTTTATTGTCAACGAAAAAGAGTCCAGGAAGACCGCCAATGATTAACTTACAAGCAAGAGAGCAGCTAGACAGAGAACTTCAACAGCCACAGGGATTTAAAAGTTATGAAGAAATACGAACTTGGTTAAAAGCAGTGGAAGGGATAGAAGCATCATATAAAGTAGTACACGACACAGTGCGCTATCAAATGAAAGCGAAGCTAAAAGTACCGCGAGCCGTAGGTGTCAAATACGATAGTGAAGCAGAATTGGAATTTAAAAAAAACTGCCACAATACCTAG
- a CDS encoding IS630 family transposase, with product MRYWCGDESRVGLKTEPGRLITTKGVKPIGIMQWKRDNFYLYGLVEPLTGEHFIWEFSHLNTACFNIFLEKFSETYSQDIHILQLDNGAFHFSQHLKLPENIVLLFQPPHTPQVNPIERLWEEVKRHLTWESFSTLDELREFIWKRLEQLNTSIVASITGWDFILDALFVSGFS from the coding sequence ATTAGATATTGGTGTGGAGACGAAAGCCGTGTGGGGTTGAAGACTGAACCTGGGAGATTAATTACGACAAAAGGAGTCAAGCCCATCGGCATTATGCAATGGAAGCGGGATAATTTTTATTTATATGGATTAGTAGAACCATTAACTGGAGAGCATTTTATTTGGGAATTCTCTCATTTAAATACAGCTTGTTTCAATATTTTTTTAGAAAAATTCTCAGAGACTTATTCTCAAGATATACATATTCTTCAGTTAGATAATGGAGCGTTTCATTTTAGTCAGCATCTCAAACTACCAGAAAATATAGTTTTGTTATTTCAGCCTCCGCATACACCTCAAGTTAATCCAATTGAAAGATTGTGGGAGGAGGTTAAAAGGCATTTAACTTGGGAAAGCTTCTCAACTTTAGATGAATTAAGAGAATTTATTTGGAAGCGATTGGAACAATTAAACACATCAATCGTTGCTTCTATTACAGGTTGGGATTTTATTCTTGATGCTTTATTTGTATCAGGCTTTTCGTGA
- a CDS encoding histidine kinase — MQVSQDQPISSEAPLQLLLFVDGRPKSKQQVQRIRSYLKELQADYDFELQIIDVGQQPYLAEHFKLVATPALIKIHPEPRQILAGSNITGQLKTWWPRWQTAVDTYLQIQSGLQDNEENGRFKEPKSSIRSVAVSAELMLLSDEIFRLKQEKEKLQEQLHFKDRVIAMLAHDLRNPLTAVTIAIDTLQSNYNAHKGEFERLTPNMTVHLFKHAYTQTKTIDRMITDLLQVGRGNEREFPIQPQKVDIGKLCLDVLEELRDRYIAKSHKIKQDVPKDLPNVYADPERLRQVLINLLDNAIKYTPEGGDISISGLHRTTQKVQFSIGDTGPGIPEENRDRIFENHYRLERDEGKEGYGIGLCLCQRIVQAHYGHIWVDAAPDGGAWFHFTLPVYPN, encoded by the coding sequence ATGCAAGTTTCCCAGGATCAGCCTATTTCTTCTGAGGCTCCACTACAGCTGTTACTTTTTGTCGATGGACGACCAAAGTCCAAACAACAAGTCCAGCGAATTCGCTCTTACTTAAAAGAATTGCAGGCTGACTATGATTTTGAACTTCAAATCATTGATGTCGGTCAACAGCCCTATTTGGCGGAACATTTTAAACTGGTAGCAACACCAGCTTTAATCAAAATTCACCCTGAACCAAGGCAAATCCTGGCTGGTAGTAATATAACTGGTCAATTGAAAACTTGGTGGCCCCGATGGCAAACCGCTGTAGACACCTACTTACAAATACAGAGTGGTTTACAGGACAATGAAGAAAATGGTCGGTTCAAAGAACCTAAGTCCTCTATTCGTTCAGTTGCGGTTTCTGCCGAACTGATGCTACTTTCAGATGAAATTTTTCGTCTAAAACAAGAGAAAGAAAAACTCCAGGAGCAACTCCACTTTAAAGACCGGGTGATTGCTATGTTAGCCCATGATCTCCGCAATCCCCTAACTGCGGTTACTATAGCAATAGATACCCTGCAATCTAACTACAATGCACACAAAGGTGAATTCGAGCGTCTGACACCAAACATGACGGTGCATTTATTTAAGCATGCCTATACCCAAACCAAGACAATAGACCGTATGATTACTGACCTTTTGCAGGTAGGTCGTGGGAACGAAAGGGAATTTCCCATTCAACCGCAAAAGGTGGATATAGGCAAACTTTGCCTTGATGTACTAGAGGAATTGCGCGATCGCTACATTGCCAAATCCCACAAGATAAAGCAAGATGTCCCCAAAGATTTACCTAATGTTTACGCAGATCCAGAACGCCTACGTCAGGTGCTGATAAACCTATTGGATAATGCTATAAAATACACACCTGAAGGCGGCGATATCAGCATTTCTGGACTGCACCGCACCACCCAAAAAGTTCAGTTTAGTATTGGCGATACAGGTCCTGGTATTCCTGAAGAAAACCGCGATCGCATTTTTGAGAATCACTACCGCCTAGAGCGGGATGAAGGTAAAGAAGGCTACGGCATCGGTCTGTGTTTATGCCAGCGCATTGTCCAAGCGCACTACGGTCACATATGGGTAGATGCTGCGCCCGATGGCGGAGCATGGTTCCACTTTACGTTGCCAGTGTATCCAAATTAG
- the pirA gene encoding arginine synthesis PII-interacting regulator PirA yields the protein MKLTYRGVDYESNPLTLEPTARTLSGKYRGRTWKRNYLRHISQTQATAELKYRGVSYYIGDPLQVEFMIRAKHHSNTASAAQVGKYKKNGGELAETHLTNIRRNLESRLLAAREKGDQDLIRLLEDEAKQIA from the coding sequence ATGAAACTCACATATCGTGGTGTTGATTATGAATCCAATCCCCTGACCCTTGAACCGACTGCTAGGACACTAAGCGGAAAGTACCGGGGCCGGACATGGAAACGCAACTACCTCAGACATATTTCTCAGACTCAGGCAACTGCTGAGTTGAAGTATCGCGGTGTTTCTTATTACATCGGCGACCCACTACAAGTGGAGTTCATGATTCGAGCCAAGCACCATAGCAATACAGCAAGTGCAGCACAAGTTGGTAAATATAAAAAAAATGGTGGTGAGTTAGCCGAAACTCATCTCACCAATATCCGTCGTAACTTAGAAAGTCGCCTGCTAGCAGCAAGAGAAAAAGGGGATCAAGACCTCATTCGTTTACTAGAGGATGAGGCAAAGCAAATCGCATGA
- a CDS encoding HAD-IA family hydrolase, which translates to MERPKVIFLDAVNTLFGVKGSVGEIYSQIAQEFGVEVSADSLNKTFVQSFKAAPPPMFPNAEEQDIPQREFDWWLGITQKTFEQAGVLQKFADFSTFFSELYIHFGTAEPWFIYPDVLPALVSWRRLGIELGILSNFDSRIYSVLQSLELREFFGSITISTQVGAAKPDSKIFTTALEKHNCLPEAAWHIGDSITEDYHGARAAGLRGIWINRQN; encoded by the coding sequence ATGGAACGACCGAAAGTTATCTTTTTAGATGCTGTTAACACACTCTTCGGGGTGAAAGGCAGTGTGGGAGAAATTTATAGTCAAATAGCCCAGGAGTTTGGTGTCGAAGTTTCAGCTGATAGTTTAAATAAAACATTCGTCCAAAGTTTTAAAGCTGCGCCACCGCCGATGTTTCCAAATGCAGAAGAACAAGATATTCCCCAACGCGAGTTTGATTGGTGGCTTGGGATCACCCAAAAAACCTTTGAACAAGCAGGCGTTCTCCAGAAATTTGCCGATTTTTCTACTTTTTTTAGCGAACTCTACATTCACTTTGGCACTGCCGAACCGTGGTTTATCTATCCCGATGTCCTGCCAGCTTTGGTCAGCTGGCGGCGGCTAGGAATTGAACTGGGGATACTGTCCAATTTCGATTCCCGTATTTACTCAGTCTTGCAAAGTTTGGAACTCAGAGAATTTTTTGGGTCTATCACCATTTCCACCCAGGTAGGTGCTGCTAAACCCGATTCCAAAATTTTTACCACGGCTTTGGAAAAACATAACTGTCTTCCAGAGGCTGCATGGCACATTGGTGACAGTATTACAGAAGACTATCACGGAGCTAGGGCAGCTGGACTAAGAGGCATTTGGATAAATCGTCAGAATTAG
- a CDS encoding NAD(P)/FAD-dependent oxidoreductase, with the protein MSEQTARICILGGGFGGLYTALRLSQLPWQPSQKPEMVLVDQSDRFLFSPFLYELLTGELQTWEIAPPYEELLSNTGVRFCQGVVSGIDIDQRRVHLQDGPEISYDRLVLALGGETPLDIVPGATSYAYPFRAIADAYRLEERLRVLEESDTDKIRVAIVGAGYSGVELACKLADRLGERGRFRLIEISDQILRTSPEFNREAASKALEERGVFIDLETKVESIAQDSISLEYKNQVDTVPVDLVIWTVGTRVSPVVRNLPVKQNQRGQISIAPTLQVHDHPEIFALGDLADCLDAEGQQVPATAQAAFQQADYAAWNIWASLTNRPLLPFHYQFLGEMMALGIDSATLTGLGIKLNGSLAYVARRLAYLYRLPTVDHKLKVGFNWLARPIIEALSK; encoded by the coding sequence ATGAGTGAACAAACTGCTAGAATCTGTATCCTTGGTGGAGGCTTTGGTGGTCTCTACACTGCCTTGCGCTTGAGCCAGCTTCCTTGGCAACCGTCGCAAAAACCTGAAATGGTTCTGGTGGATCAGAGCGATCGCTTTCTCTTCTCCCCCTTTCTCTACGAACTACTTACTGGGGAATTGCAAACCTGGGAAATTGCCCCACCATATGAAGAACTTTTGAGCAACACAGGTGTACGTTTTTGTCAAGGTGTCGTATCGGGAATTGACATAGACCAACGACGAGTTCACCTACAGGATGGACCAGAAATTTCTTATGACCGATTGGTGTTGGCGCTTGGTGGTGAAACACCACTGGATATTGTACCCGGGGCAACATCTTACGCCTATCCATTTCGGGCGATCGCAGATGCATATCGTTTGGAAGAACGCCTGCGAGTTTTAGAAGAATCGGATACAGATAAAATCAGGGTAGCAATTGTCGGCGCTGGTTACAGTGGCGTAGAGTTAGCTTGTAAACTAGCAGACAGGCTTGGGGAAAGAGGACGATTTCGGCTAATTGAAATATCTGACCAAATTTTACGAACTTCCCCAGAGTTCAACCGAGAAGCAGCAAGCAAAGCTTTAGAAGAGCGGGGTGTATTTATCGATTTAGAAACCAAGGTAGAATCAATCGCTCAAGACAGCATCTCCTTAGAATATAAGAATCAAGTAGACACGGTTCCCGTTGATTTGGTGATTTGGACAGTAGGAACACGGGTATCGCCTGTGGTGCGAAACCTTCCTGTTAAGCAAAACCAGCGTGGTCAGATCAGCATTGCACCAACTCTCCAAGTCCATGACCATCCCGAAATTTTTGCCTTAGGTGATTTAGCAGATTGCCTTGATGCTGAAGGTCAGCAAGTCCCTGCAACTGCACAGGCTGCTTTCCAACAAGCAGACTATGCTGCTTGGAATATCTGGGCAAGTTTGACCAATCGCCCTCTGCTTCCCTTCCACTATCAGTTCTTAGGTGAGATGATGGCATTGGGGATAGATAGCGCCACCCTCACTGGTTTAGGCATCAAACTCAATGGTTCATTGGCATACGTAGCGCGTCGTCTTGCCTACCTTTATCGGCTGCCAACCGTAGACCACAAACTTAAAGTTGGTTTTAACTGGCTCGCCCGTCCTATTATCGAGGCACTTTCTAAATAG
- a CDS encoding ChaB family protein, which translates to MPVRNIDELPQELKDQMQELPQEGKQIFVAAFNAAQSDGISEQGARQVAWNSVRNQYEQGSDGKWHAKGEVTAQHNKAITTGGN; encoded by the coding sequence ATGCCTGTTAGGAACATAGACGAATTACCTCAAGAACTAAAAGACCAAATGCAAGAACTTCCTCAAGAAGGGAAGCAGATTTTCGTTGCAGCATTCAATGCAGCTCAAAGCGACGGTATCAGTGAACAGGGTGCCCGTCAAGTTGCTTGGAATAGCGTCAGGAACCAATACGAGCAAGGTTCAGATGGCAAATGGCACGCTAAGGGTGAAGTGACCGCTCAACATAATAAGGCTATCACCACAGGCGGCAACTAA
- a CDS encoding phospholipase D-like domain-containing protein, translating to MSGVVLVTILKPSPKVKLVQPLPQDPAVKVYFNHNPVSSYQDPYRQFTRKGDNLEQQIIDAINQAQSTVDLAVMEFRLPKVAEALTLAHQRRVKVRVLIDNKYNKTLAEYTQEELARMSRHDKQAYEELKRYPADALAMLRSNKIEIKDDTSSGATKGSGLMHHKFVVIDGKTTIISSGNLTASDMHGDFGNFDTRGNPNNIVVVPDNSQIATTFTNEFNYMWQGLFKSHKPKRYPVTIPVGTGTITINFSPASRKDDIATTSNGIISSYLQQAKKSVHIAVFVYSAQQISDTLGRVHDQGVEDIKVLIDPDFFRQAYSKAYDAMGVCPRPGKKNSLIKVKPWRKPITTVGFPTSSIGDRGVHSKMAILDQMLVITGSHNWSDSGNYLNDETLMFIQNPMVATHYEQEFSRLYQTAKLGLKTLASSQKCELVNSKNTYKNSLLVNLNTYPLEE from the coding sequence ATGAGTGGGGTTGTTTTAGTTACTATCCTCAAACCTTCACCAAAAGTAAAGCTTGTTCAACCTTTACCTCAAGATCCTGCTGTTAAAGTCTATTTCAACCATAATCCGGTGTCTTCCTACCAAGACCCATACCGACAGTTTACACGTAAGGGAGACAATTTAGAACAGCAAATTATTGATGCTATTAACCAAGCACAATCAACTGTGGATTTGGCTGTCATGGAGTTTAGGCTTCCCAAAGTTGCTGAAGCACTCACCCTTGCTCATCAACGCAGAGTAAAAGTGAGGGTTCTCATAGATAACAAGTATAACAAAACTTTAGCTGAATATACACAAGAAGAACTTGCCCGGATGAGTCGGCATGATAAGCAGGCATATGAAGAATTAAAGCGATATCCTGCCGATGCTTTAGCTATGTTGCGTTCAAATAAAATTGAGATAAAGGATGACACATCTAGCGGTGCAACTAAAGGCAGTGGACTGATGCACCATAAATTTGTCGTCATAGATGGAAAGACAACTATCATATCTAGCGGTAATCTGACGGCATCCGATATGCATGGAGATTTTGGAAATTTTGACACTCGAGGCAATCCCAACAACATTGTTGTCGTTCCTGATAATTCCCAAATTGCTACAACTTTTACTAATGAATTTAACTACATGTGGCAAGGCTTATTTAAATCTCATAAGCCAAAAAGATACCCTGTAACGATTCCAGTTGGGACAGGAACTATCACTATTAATTTCTCACCAGCTAGCAGAAAAGACGATATAGCAACAACCAGTAACGGAATCATTTCCTCCTATTTGCAGCAAGCTAAAAAGAGCGTGCATATTGCAGTATTTGTTTATTCAGCCCAACAGATTAGCGACACTCTTGGTCGTGTGCATGATCAAGGAGTTGAAGATATCAAAGTGCTGATAGACCCAGATTTCTTTAGACAAGCTTACTCAAAAGCATACGATGCAATGGGTGTTTGTCCACGTCCAGGCAAGAAAAATAGCTTAATTAAAGTTAAACCTTGGAGGAAACCAATCACCACTGTTGGTTTTCCTACAAGTTCCATAGGCGATCGCGGAGTTCATAGTAAAATGGCTATCTTAGATCAGATGTTGGTTATCACTGGTAGTCACAACTGGTCTGATTCAGGGAATTACTTGAATGATGAAACTTTGATGTTTATACAGAATCCTATGGTTGCCACACATTATGAGCAAGAATTTAGTCGGCTTTATCAAACTGCAAAGTTAGGGTTGAAAACTCTCGCCTCATCACAAAAATGCGAATTAGTCAACTCCAAAAATACATATAAGAACTCTTTACTAGTAAACCTTAATACATATCCTTTGGAAGAATAA
- a CDS encoding cysteine desulfurase family protein, whose product MQIYLDYSATTPTRPEAIAAMQAVLTQQWGNPSSLHEWGQRAATVVEQARMQVAGLINAPDPESIIFTSGGTEADNLVIMGVAHLYAKPQHIIISNVEHSAVTEPVQLLELWGWQVTKLPVNSKGRINPLDLKAALQDNTVLVSVVYGQSEVGTLQPIEELGNIARSASVLFHTDAVQVAGRLPIDVQKLPVDLLSISSHKIYGPQGAGALYVRPGVELVPLLSGGGQERRLRSGTQAVPVLAGFGVAAELAAQEMPTETPRLIKLRDRLFAQLTDIPGFIPTGDHMHRLPHHVSFCLEYADGEKLSGKTLVRQMNLAGIGISAGAACHSGKLSPSPILLAMGYPENAALGAIRMTLGHQTTEADVDWVAMVLKQVLQRLSPVELVVSH is encoded by the coding sequence ATGCAAATTTATCTAGATTACAGTGCAACTACACCCACTCGCCCAGAAGCAATAGCCGCCATGCAAGCAGTCCTTACCCAACAGTGGGGCAACCCTTCCAGCTTGCATGAGTGGGGACAAAGGGCGGCAACGGTTGTCGAACAAGCAAGAATGCAGGTTGCTGGTTTAATCAACGCACCTGATCCTGAATCTATTATCTTTACTTCTGGTGGCACTGAAGCAGATAATCTGGTAATAATGGGGGTTGCCCATTTGTATGCCAAGCCCCAACACATTATTATTTCTAACGTTGAGCATTCTGCTGTTACCGAACCAGTACAGTTGTTAGAGTTGTGGGGGTGGCAAGTCACGAAGTTGCCAGTCAATTCTAAAGGAAGAATCAATCCCTTAGATTTAAAGGCAGCCTTACAAGATAACACTGTGTTGGTGTCAGTTGTTTACGGTCAAAGTGAAGTTGGGACATTACAACCGATTGAGGAACTGGGAAATATAGCCCGCAGCGCCAGTGTTTTGTTCCACACAGACGCTGTACAAGTGGCAGGACGCTTGCCTATAGATGTGCAAAAATTACCTGTAGATTTACTGAGCATTTCCAGTCACAAAATTTATGGACCCCAAGGTGCTGGGGCGTTATATGTGCGTCCTGGCGTGGAGTTGGTTCCTTTACTATCTGGAGGGGGACAAGAAAGGCGACTGCGTTCTGGGACTCAAGCAGTACCCGTTCTCGCTGGGTTTGGGGTAGCAGCAGAATTGGCGGCTCAAGAAATGCCAACAGAAACACCCCGGTTGATTAAATTACGCGATCGCCTATTTGCCCAATTAACTGATATTCCTGGTTTCATCCCCACTGGGGATCATATGCACCGCCTACCACATCATGTGAGTTTTTGCCTTGAATATGCCGATGGAGAAAAACTCAGCGGCAAAACTCTGGTGCGACAGATGAATTTAGCAGGCATTGGTATCAGTGCAGGTGCAGCCTGTCATAGTGGTAAACTCAGCCCTAGTCCCATATTGTTAGCAATGGGCTATCCAGAAAACGCAGCTTTGGGAGCTATCCGCATGACACTAGGGCACCAGACAACGGAAGCTGATGTAGATTGGGTGGCAATGGTGTTGAAGCAGGTTTTGCAGCGACTTTCACCTGTAGAATTGGTTGTTAGTCATTAG